The Toxorhynchites rutilus septentrionalis strain SRP chromosome 3, ASM2978413v1, whole genome shotgun sequence genome includes a region encoding these proteins:
- the LOC129780224 gene encoding F-box/WD repeat-containing protein 5 isoform X2, protein MSKESASTSVPSSSKGQQPGKDDRAPSEGTDVCSCAGTSSGDDDDVEYCENSPWVFIPEPVFAKIFFGLEPKDILNAGQTCKRWNKLSRDDYIWRKYFQREFNVDVNISLKPGAESWRCEYKRLTDNVPMVMTDVLTNHSHQVLHVSFSHNGKMFATCSKDGFVIVWNSAYPSTIRDSYDMRKLSWKYTQFSQFNQSDTLLLVSGVHFGSPHSTSGEIAVFTVQNGFRLKCRVTNRPYDIFGTWFSDQHLLSGDLNWLAHLVSTSILWLNKANQEVDSEHTPIRNQMYKFYNRNASSIRAIMVANCPWLNDDIASKNEETGTEGPSGSRGAGDRSSNDDEEEDKRIGNPLSHYQMNQDQAMEDVYRAGREIDLDFPYVPLENHDYASPIHYLDEFRREYEDSFYESSDDCLDDDDDQEDDDMSEVDDLDNLCPKYLIFSTGSKTYTPHQIGFKRIGSVNFPRRLDPGPSLKERIALRERQRELEVIMREMSQEEIRLQYILQNETPPVEPNWANYESVADRFDVVDKLIDLHGHIIGMGLSPDHRYLYVNSRPWPKNYVIRNPLEPPPIAQEIDIHVIDLMTLKKVGTMLRAHKAYTPNTECFFIFLDVCDSYVASGAEDMHAYLWDRYYGVCLAKYQHGDVVNSVAFNPRDNEMLVTTSDDYEIKIWRSLSQAKKLGIQPVGKAVEFRKVKAKSAVP, encoded by the exons ATGTCGAAAGAATCAGCTTCAACATCAGTGCCATCATCTTCAAAAGGTCAACAGCCTGGAAAAGATGATAGAGCGCCTAGTGAAGGAACCGATGTTTGTTCCTGCGCCGGAACTAGCAGcggcgatgatgatgatgttgagtaCTGTGAGAACTCTCCATGGGTATTTATACCCGAGCCAGTGTTTGCAAAAATATTCTTTGGATTGGAACCAAAAGATATTTTGAATGCTGGTCAGACGTGCAAACGCTGGAATAAACTATCTCGAGATGACTACATTTGGCGGAAATATTTCCAACGGGAATTTAATGTGGATGTAAATATTAGCCTGAAGCCAG GTGCGGAATCCTGGAGATGCGAGTATAAACGGCTCACTGATAATGTTCCGATGGTAATGACTGATGTATTGACGAATCATTCACATCAGGTGTTGCATGTTAGCTTCTCGCACAATGGGAAAATGTTTGCAACGTGTTCCAAAGATGGATTTGTCATT GTTTGGAATTCTGCATATCCATCGACGATTCGAGATTCATATGACATGCGTAAATTAAGCTGGAAGTACACCCAATTTTCACAGTTCAATCAAAGTGATACGTTACTGTTGGTGTCTGGTGTCCACTTCGGATCTCCACACAGTACCTCCGGAGAGATTGCCGTATTCACGGTTCAAA ATGGATTTCGTTTGAAATGTCGCGTTACTAACCGACCTTATGACATCTTCGGTACATGGTTTAGCGATCAACATTTGCTGTCTGGCGATCTGAACTGGTTGGCGCATTTGGTTAGTACATCGATACTCTGGTTGAACAAGGCAAATCAGGAGGTTGATTCGGAACATACACCTATTCGTAACCAGATGTACAAGTTCTACAATAGAAATGCCAGCTCAATAAGGGCTATAATGGTGGCGAATTGTCCCTGGTTGAATGATGATATTGCGAGCAAGAATGAAGAAACCGGGACGGAAGGACCCAGTGGTTCCAGAGGCGCTGGCGATCGAAGCAGTAATGATGATGAGGAAGAAGATAAAAGAATAGGGAATCCGCTCTCGCATTATCAAATGAATCAAGATCAAGCGATGGAGGATGTCTATCGTGCTGGTAGAG AAATCGATCTTGATTTTCCATATGTCCCTTTGGAGAATCACGACTATGCCAGTCCCATCCACTATTTGGATGAGTTTCGGCGAGAGTATGAAGATAGTTTCTACGAATCCTCTGACGACTGTTTGGATGATGACGACGATCAGGAAGACGACGATATGTCGGAAGTGGATGATTTGGATAACCTTTGTCCAAAATATTTGATATTCTCAACAGGGTCCAAAACGTACACACCTCACCAAATCGGGTTCAAACGAATAGGCAGTGTAAATTTTCCACGCCGATTGGATCCCGGACCTTCGTTGAAGGAGCGTATTGCCCTGCGGGAACGACAACGCGAGCTGGAGGTAATTATGCGAGAGATGTCACAAGAAGAAATCCGCCTCCAATATATATTACAGAACGAAACTCCTCCGGTAGAACCCAACTGGGCCAACTATGAGTCGGTGGCCGACCGTTTCGATGTAGTTGACAAGCTCATCGATCTACATGGGCATATAATTGGGATGGGTTTGAGTCCAGATCACCGGTATCTGTACGTTAACAGCCGGCCTTGGCCCAAGAATTACGTGATACGGAATCCACTGGAGCCACCTCCAATAGCACAAGAGATTGATATTCACGTGATCGATCTTATGACGCTGAAGAAGGTGGGCACAATGCTCAGAGCGCATAAAGCATATACACCCAATACAGAGTGCTTCTTCATCTTTCTGGACGTTTGCGATAGCTATGTTGCAAG CGGCGCTGAAGATATGCACGCGTACTTGTGGGATCGATACTACGGAGTTTGCTTGGCTAAATATCAGCATGGAGATGTTGTCAACAGTGTAGCCTTCAATCCGCGAGACAACGAAATGCTCGTGACTACGAGCGATGATTATGAAATAAAG ATCTGGAGATCGCTATCTCAAGCGAAAAAACTTGGCATACAACCCGTTGGCAAAGCGGTTGAATTCAGAAAAGTAAAAGCAAAATCAGCGGTTCCATAG
- the LOC129780224 gene encoding F-box/WD repeat-containing protein 5 isoform X1, with product MSKESASTSVPSSSKGQQPGKDDRAPSEGTDVCSCAGTSSGDDDDVEYCENSPWVFIPEPVFAKIFFGLEPKDILNAGQTCKRWNKLSRDDYIWRKYFQREFNVDVNISLKPGAESWRCEYKRLTDNVPMVMTDVLTNHSHQVLHVSFSHNGKMFATCSKDGFVIVWNSAYPSTIRDSYDMRKLSWKYTQFSQFNQSDTLLLVSGVHFGSPHSTSGEIAVFTVQNGFRLKCRVTNRPYDIFGTWFSDQHLLSGDLNWLAHLVSTSILWLNKANQEVDSEHTPIRNQMYKFYNRNASSIRAIMVANCPWLNDDIASKNEETGTEGPSGSRGAGDRSSNDDEEEDKRIGNPLSHYQMNQDQAMEDVYRAGRVFIPEIDLDFPYVPLENHDYASPIHYLDEFRREYEDSFYESSDDCLDDDDDQEDDDMSEVDDLDNLCPKYLIFSTGSKTYTPHQIGFKRIGSVNFPRRLDPGPSLKERIALRERQRELEVIMREMSQEEIRLQYILQNETPPVEPNWANYESVADRFDVVDKLIDLHGHIIGMGLSPDHRYLYVNSRPWPKNYVIRNPLEPPPIAQEIDIHVIDLMTLKKVGTMLRAHKAYTPNTECFFIFLDVCDSYVASGAEDMHAYLWDRYYGVCLAKYQHGDVVNSVAFNPRDNEMLVTTSDDYEIKIWRSLSQAKKLGIQPVGKAVEFRKVKAKSAVP from the exons ATGTCGAAAGAATCAGCTTCAACATCAGTGCCATCATCTTCAAAAGGTCAACAGCCTGGAAAAGATGATAGAGCGCCTAGTGAAGGAACCGATGTTTGTTCCTGCGCCGGAACTAGCAGcggcgatgatgatgatgttgagtaCTGTGAGAACTCTCCATGGGTATTTATACCCGAGCCAGTGTTTGCAAAAATATTCTTTGGATTGGAACCAAAAGATATTTTGAATGCTGGTCAGACGTGCAAACGCTGGAATAAACTATCTCGAGATGACTACATTTGGCGGAAATATTTCCAACGGGAATTTAATGTGGATGTAAATATTAGCCTGAAGCCAG GTGCGGAATCCTGGAGATGCGAGTATAAACGGCTCACTGATAATGTTCCGATGGTAATGACTGATGTATTGACGAATCATTCACATCAGGTGTTGCATGTTAGCTTCTCGCACAATGGGAAAATGTTTGCAACGTGTTCCAAAGATGGATTTGTCATT GTTTGGAATTCTGCATATCCATCGACGATTCGAGATTCATATGACATGCGTAAATTAAGCTGGAAGTACACCCAATTTTCACAGTTCAATCAAAGTGATACGTTACTGTTGGTGTCTGGTGTCCACTTCGGATCTCCACACAGTACCTCCGGAGAGATTGCCGTATTCACGGTTCAAA ATGGATTTCGTTTGAAATGTCGCGTTACTAACCGACCTTATGACATCTTCGGTACATGGTTTAGCGATCAACATTTGCTGTCTGGCGATCTGAACTGGTTGGCGCATTTGGTTAGTACATCGATACTCTGGTTGAACAAGGCAAATCAGGAGGTTGATTCGGAACATACACCTATTCGTAACCAGATGTACAAGTTCTACAATAGAAATGCCAGCTCAATAAGGGCTATAATGGTGGCGAATTGTCCCTGGTTGAATGATGATATTGCGAGCAAGAATGAAGAAACCGGGACGGAAGGACCCAGTGGTTCCAGAGGCGCTGGCGATCGAAGCAGTAATGATGATGAGGAAGAAGATAAAAGAATAGGGAATCCGCTCTCGCATTATCAAATGAATCAAGATCAAGCGATGGAGGATGTCTATCGTGCTGGTAGAG TTTTTATTCCAGAAATCGATCTTGATTTTCCATATGTCCCTTTGGAGAATCACGACTATGCCAGTCCCATCCACTATTTGGATGAGTTTCGGCGAGAGTATGAAGATAGTTTCTACGAATCCTCTGACGACTGTTTGGATGATGACGACGATCAGGAAGACGACGATATGTCGGAAGTGGATGATTTGGATAACCTTTGTCCAAAATATTTGATATTCTCAACAGGGTCCAAAACGTACACACCTCACCAAATCGGGTTCAAACGAATAGGCAGTGTAAATTTTCCACGCCGATTGGATCCCGGACCTTCGTTGAAGGAGCGTATTGCCCTGCGGGAACGACAACGCGAGCTGGAGGTAATTATGCGAGAGATGTCACAAGAAGAAATCCGCCTCCAATATATATTACAGAACGAAACTCCTCCGGTAGAACCCAACTGGGCCAACTATGAGTCGGTGGCCGACCGTTTCGATGTAGTTGACAAGCTCATCGATCTACATGGGCATATAATTGGGATGGGTTTGAGTCCAGATCACCGGTATCTGTACGTTAACAGCCGGCCTTGGCCCAAGAATTACGTGATACGGAATCCACTGGAGCCACCTCCAATAGCACAAGAGATTGATATTCACGTGATCGATCTTATGACGCTGAAGAAGGTGGGCACAATGCTCAGAGCGCATAAAGCATATACACCCAATACAGAGTGCTTCTTCATCTTTCTGGACGTTTGCGATAGCTATGTTGCAAG CGGCGCTGAAGATATGCACGCGTACTTGTGGGATCGATACTACGGAGTTTGCTTGGCTAAATATCAGCATGGAGATGTTGTCAACAGTGTAGCCTTCAATCCGCGAGACAACGAAATGCTCGTGACTACGAGCGATGATTATGAAATAAAG ATCTGGAGATCGCTATCTCAAGCGAAAAAACTTGGCATACAACCCGTTGGCAAAGCGGTTGAATTCAGAAAAGTAAAAGCAAAATCAGCGGTTCCATAG
- the LOC129780224 gene encoding F-box/WD repeat-containing protein 5 isoform X3, whose protein sequence is MSKESASTSVPSSSKGQQPGKDDRAPSEGTDVCSCAGTSSGDDDDVEYCENSPWVFIPEPVFAKIFFGLEPKDILNAGQTCKRWNKLSRDDYIWRKYFQREFNVDVNISLKPGAESWRCEYKRLTDNVPMVMTDVLTNHSHQVLHVSFSHNGKMFATCSKDGFVIVWNSAYPSTIRDSYDMRKLSWKYTQFSQFNQSDTLLLVSGVHFGSPHSTSGEIAVFTVQNGFRLKCRVTNRPYDIFGTWFSDQHLLSGDLNWLAHLVSTSILWLNKANQEVDSEHTPIRNQMYKFYNRNASSIRAIMVANCPWLNDDIASKNEETGTEGPSGSRGAGDRSSNDDEEEDKRIGNPLSHYQMNQDQAMEDVYRAGRVFIPEIDLDFPYVPLENHDYASPIHYLDEFRREYEDSFYESSDDCLDDDDDQEDDDMSEVDDLDNLCPKYLIFSTGSKTYTPHQIGFKRIGSVNFPRRLDPGPSLKERIALRERQRELENETPPVEPNWANYESVADRFDVVDKLIDLHGHIIGMGLSPDHRYLYVNSRPWPKNYVIRNPLEPPPIAQEIDIHVIDLMTLKKVGTMLRAHKAYTPNTECFFIFLDVCDSYVASGAEDMHAYLWDRYYGVCLAKYQHGDVVNSVAFNPRDNEMLVTTSDDYEIKIWRSLSQAKKLGIQPVGKAVEFRKVKAKSAVP, encoded by the exons ATGTCGAAAGAATCAGCTTCAACATCAGTGCCATCATCTTCAAAAGGTCAACAGCCTGGAAAAGATGATAGAGCGCCTAGTGAAGGAACCGATGTTTGTTCCTGCGCCGGAACTAGCAGcggcgatgatgatgatgttgagtaCTGTGAGAACTCTCCATGGGTATTTATACCCGAGCCAGTGTTTGCAAAAATATTCTTTGGATTGGAACCAAAAGATATTTTGAATGCTGGTCAGACGTGCAAACGCTGGAATAAACTATCTCGAGATGACTACATTTGGCGGAAATATTTCCAACGGGAATTTAATGTGGATGTAAATATTAGCCTGAAGCCAG GTGCGGAATCCTGGAGATGCGAGTATAAACGGCTCACTGATAATGTTCCGATGGTAATGACTGATGTATTGACGAATCATTCACATCAGGTGTTGCATGTTAGCTTCTCGCACAATGGGAAAATGTTTGCAACGTGTTCCAAAGATGGATTTGTCATT GTTTGGAATTCTGCATATCCATCGACGATTCGAGATTCATATGACATGCGTAAATTAAGCTGGAAGTACACCCAATTTTCACAGTTCAATCAAAGTGATACGTTACTGTTGGTGTCTGGTGTCCACTTCGGATCTCCACACAGTACCTCCGGAGAGATTGCCGTATTCACGGTTCAAA ATGGATTTCGTTTGAAATGTCGCGTTACTAACCGACCTTATGACATCTTCGGTACATGGTTTAGCGATCAACATTTGCTGTCTGGCGATCTGAACTGGTTGGCGCATTTGGTTAGTACATCGATACTCTGGTTGAACAAGGCAAATCAGGAGGTTGATTCGGAACATACACCTATTCGTAACCAGATGTACAAGTTCTACAATAGAAATGCCAGCTCAATAAGGGCTATAATGGTGGCGAATTGTCCCTGGTTGAATGATGATATTGCGAGCAAGAATGAAGAAACCGGGACGGAAGGACCCAGTGGTTCCAGAGGCGCTGGCGATCGAAGCAGTAATGATGATGAGGAAGAAGATAAAAGAATAGGGAATCCGCTCTCGCATTATCAAATGAATCAAGATCAAGCGATGGAGGATGTCTATCGTGCTGGTAGAG TTTTTATTCCAGAAATCGATCTTGATTTTCCATATGTCCCTTTGGAGAATCACGACTATGCCAGTCCCATCCACTATTTGGATGAGTTTCGGCGAGAGTATGAAGATAGTTTCTACGAATCCTCTGACGACTGTTTGGATGATGACGACGATCAGGAAGACGACGATATGTCGGAAGTGGATGATTTGGATAACCTTTGTCCAAAATATTTGATATTCTCAACAGGGTCCAAAACGTACACACCTCACCAAATCGGGTTCAAACGAATAGGCAGTGTAAATTTTCCACGCCGATTGGATCCCGGACCTTCGTTGAAGGAGCGTATTGCCCTGCGGGAACGACAACGCGAGCTGGAG AACGAAACTCCTCCGGTAGAACCCAACTGGGCCAACTATGAGTCGGTGGCCGACCGTTTCGATGTAGTTGACAAGCTCATCGATCTACATGGGCATATAATTGGGATGGGTTTGAGTCCAGATCACCGGTATCTGTACGTTAACAGCCGGCCTTGGCCCAAGAATTACGTGATACGGAATCCACTGGAGCCACCTCCAATAGCACAAGAGATTGATATTCACGTGATCGATCTTATGACGCTGAAGAAGGTGGGCACAATGCTCAGAGCGCATAAAGCATATACACCCAATACAGAGTGCTTCTTCATCTTTCTGGACGTTTGCGATAGCTATGTTGCAAG CGGCGCTGAAGATATGCACGCGTACTTGTGGGATCGATACTACGGAGTTTGCTTGGCTAAATATCAGCATGGAGATGTTGTCAACAGTGTAGCCTTCAATCCGCGAGACAACGAAATGCTCGTGACTACGAGCGATGATTATGAAATAAAG ATCTGGAGATCGCTATCTCAAGCGAAAAAACTTGGCATACAACCCGTTGGCAAAGCGGTTGAATTCAGAAAAGTAAAAGCAAAATCAGCGGTTCCATAG